One window from the genome of Rariglobus hedericola encodes:
- a CDS encoding TPR end-of-group domain-containing protein: protein MSRKEDPAFDIAFYESVLKREPGYEDVIELLGGLYTKTGRIADGLKMDRKLVRLQPDNATARYNLACSLALSKRRSDALRVLGEAIHLGYTDYDWMSHDPDLESLKNVREFKALLSQLKPQS, encoded by the coding sequence ATGTCCCGCAAAGAAGATCCCGCCTTCGACATCGCCTTCTACGAATCCGTGCTCAAGCGCGAGCCGGGCTACGAAGATGTGATCGAACTGCTCGGCGGTCTCTACACGAAAACCGGTCGCATTGCCGATGGCCTCAAGATGGACCGCAAGCTCGTCCGTCTTCAGCCCGACAACGCCACCGCCCGCTACAATCTCGCCTGCAGCCTCGCTCTCAGCAAACGCCGGTCCGACGCCCTTCGCGTGCTCGGTGAAGCCATCCATCTCGGCTACACCGACTATGATTGGATGTCGCACGACCCCGATTTGGAGAGTTTGAAAAACGTCCGCGAATTCAAAGCGCTGTTATCGCAGCTCAAGCCCCAGAGCTGA
- the priA gene encoding replication restart helicase PriA — translation MHPLAGFDKLLHYKVPESLRAQIAIGSLVRIPIMNRLLLGIVAEFSEPVDFPVSRLKPLADVVYPFPALPPDLLSLARWMSSYYAAKHDSIIETMLPAAVRNAANIKQEKLLSIARVIPADELAALMKRAPAQSKLYQFLAQQFKPQKKSLVIGRLGATAAVVAALVKRGLVLEENRRVERIAYTDDWSTGEVVASQPHNLNPGQQTAVDTIAATLAENKFVVTLLHGVTGSGKTEVYLRAMHDALAVGGGVIFLVPEVALTPQTVSRLRGRLEAIAPGHKCMVWHSHLSEGERLDGWLSLATGESKIVVGARSAIFAPVQNLKLIIVDEEHEPAYKQDETPRYHGRDVAVMRAKLNNALCLLGSATPSLESYSNAQAGKYRLIGLPERVDARKLPHIDIVDMRVEIVRQRGFTSLSRKLVDAMHARFEKREQTILFLNRRGYSPSMQCTKCGHVEECPHCSITMTYHRSDEKLRCHLCGQEAVAPARCPACGAPEIRWKGMGTQRVEEAVRRVLPKARLERMDTDTMSKKNRFREILSDFRAGKIDILIGTQMIAKGLDFPNVTLVGLIDADISMHIPDFRANERTFQLLVQVAGRAGRGDRAGEVVVQTFTPQAEAIQFSRHADFEGFAASELKMRKDFRYPPYRHLIHHLFRGPSEEKLKFFTEQWARHVEKELAGRVELRGPSPSPIEKIKDEYRYQVWYFTNGVTRVIADLNALRTAFAWPDDITQVLDVDPVNLT, via the coding sequence GTGCATCCCCTCGCGGGCTTTGACAAGCTCCTGCACTACAAGGTGCCGGAATCGTTGCGCGCGCAAATCGCCATCGGCTCCCTGGTGCGGATTCCGATCATGAACCGCCTGCTCCTCGGAATCGTCGCGGAGTTTAGCGAGCCGGTGGATTTCCCCGTGAGCCGTCTCAAGCCCCTGGCCGACGTGGTTTATCCGTTCCCGGCGCTGCCTCCGGATTTGCTCAGTCTGGCGCGCTGGATGTCGAGTTACTACGCCGCGAAGCACGACTCGATTATCGAGACGATGTTGCCGGCCGCCGTGCGCAACGCGGCCAACATCAAACAGGAAAAACTGCTCTCCATCGCCCGGGTGATTCCTGCCGATGAACTGGCTGCTTTGATGAAACGCGCGCCGGCGCAGAGCAAACTTTACCAGTTCCTCGCCCAGCAGTTTAAGCCTCAGAAAAAATCTTTGGTAATAGGACGGTTGGGGGCGACGGCCGCAGTTGTCGCCGCGCTCGTTAAACGCGGACTCGTGCTCGAAGAAAACCGGCGCGTCGAACGTATCGCCTACACCGACGACTGGTCGACGGGCGAAGTCGTTGCTTCGCAACCGCACAATCTTAACCCGGGCCAGCAAACGGCGGTTGATACGATCGCAGCGACGTTGGCCGAGAATAAATTTGTCGTCACGCTGCTTCACGGCGTGACCGGATCGGGCAAGACGGAGGTCTATTTGCGCGCGATGCATGATGCGCTCGCCGTGGGTGGCGGCGTGATTTTTCTCGTGCCTGAAGTGGCGCTAACGCCACAGACGGTGTCGCGGTTGCGCGGGCGCCTCGAAGCCATCGCGCCCGGCCATAAATGCATGGTCTGGCACAGTCACCTGAGTGAAGGCGAGCGACTCGACGGCTGGCTCTCTCTGGCGACGGGTGAATCTAAAATCGTGGTCGGCGCGCGTTCGGCGATCTTTGCTCCGGTGCAAAACCTGAAGCTCATCATTGTCGATGAGGAGCATGAACCCGCTTACAAGCAGGACGAGACGCCGCGTTACCATGGCCGCGATGTCGCGGTGATGCGGGCCAAGTTGAACAACGCGTTGTGCCTGCTCGGCTCGGCGACGCCGTCGTTGGAAAGTTACTCGAATGCGCAGGCCGGGAAGTATCGGTTGATCGGTCTGCCGGAGCGCGTGGATGCGCGCAAATTGCCGCACATTGATATCGTGGATATGCGGGTCGAGATCGTGCGCCAGCGCGGGTTCACGTCACTCTCGCGCAAGCTCGTCGATGCCATGCACGCGCGTTTTGAGAAAAGGGAGCAGACGATTTTGTTTCTCAACCGCCGCGGCTATTCGCCGTCGATGCAGTGCACCAAGTGCGGGCATGTGGAGGAGTGTCCGCATTGCAGCATCACGATGACCTACCATCGGAGTGACGAGAAGTTGCGTTGCCACCTGTGCGGACAAGAGGCGGTGGCGCCGGCTCGGTGTCCGGCCTGCGGTGCGCCCGAAATTCGTTGGAAAGGCATGGGCACGCAGCGGGTCGAGGAGGCGGTGCGCCGCGTGCTGCCGAAGGCGCGTCTCGAACGCATGGATACTGACACCATGTCGAAGAAGAATCGATTCCGTGAAATCCTGTCGGATTTTCGCGCGGGTAAAATCGATATCCTGATCGGCACGCAGATGATCGCGAAGGGACTCGATTTTCCCAACGTTACGCTCGTGGGCCTGATCGATGCGGACATCTCGATGCACATCCCGGATTTTCGCGCCAATGAACGGACTTTCCAATTGCTCGTGCAAGTGGCGGGTCGCGCCGGGCGAGGAGATCGCGCGGGCGAAGTCGTGGTGCAAACGTTCACGCCCCAGGCCGAGGCGATTCAGTTTTCACGGCATGCGGACTTCGAAGGTTTCGCTGCCAGCGAGTTGAAGATGCGGAAAGATTTTCGTTATCCGCCGTATCGGCACCTGATCCATCACTTGTTTCGCGGACCGAGCGAAGAGAAGCTCAAGTTCTTTACGGAGCAGTGGGCGCGGCACGTGGAAAAAGAGCTGGCCGGTCGCGTCGAGCTGCGCGGTCCATCGCCGTCGCCCATCGAAAAAATCAAGGATGAGTATCGGTATCAGGTCTGGTATTTCACGAACGGCGTGACCCGGGTGATCGCCGATTTGAATGCGTTGCGCACGGCCTTTGCATGGCCTGATGACATCACGCAAGTGCTCGATGTGGATCCGGTGAACCTGACGTAG
- a CDS encoding Fur family transcriptional regulator: MSNDAAREKFRDYLARKGLRMTNQRLAIFEAAFARKEHFTAEELLDHARAIDDSVSRATVYRTLPIMTESALLREVDIGTNIKYYLPISTNNAQVAQVICVDCDKIFEISAPFMEWYGSTVSTKLGLTPVTQRLQVSAHCNALKQSGGCKNHA; the protein is encoded by the coding sequence GTGAGTAACGACGCGGCCCGCGAAAAATTCAGAGATTACCTCGCCCGAAAAGGTCTCCGCATGACCAACCAGCGCCTCGCCATTTTCGAGGCGGCGTTCGCGCGCAAGGAACACTTTACCGCCGAGGAACTCCTCGATCACGCACGTGCCATCGATGACTCCGTGTCGCGTGCCACCGTTTACCGCACGCTGCCGATCATGACCGAGAGCGCTTTGCTGCGTGAGGTCGATATCGGCACCAACATCAAATACTACCTGCCCATCTCGACCAATAACGCGCAGGTCGCGCAGGTCATCTGCGTGGATTGCGACAAGATTTTCGAGATCAGCGCCCCGTTCATGGAGTGGTATGGCAGCACCGTTTCCACCAAATTGGGACTGACCCCCGTCACCCAGCGACTTCAGGTCAGCGCTCATTGCAACGCCCTCAAGCAATCGGGCGGCTGCAAAAACCACGCTTAA